A genomic segment from Malaclemys terrapin pileata isolate rMalTer1 chromosome 1, rMalTer1.hap1, whole genome shotgun sequence encodes:
- the CCDC134 gene encoding coiled-coil domain-containing protein 134: MDLFRVCTFLFTLMLSRGSSSDTEKQSIDSGLEIYKKLFEVKRKDQMNALKNLIELNDVNQQYKIIDIMLKGLFKVLEDSRAVLIAADVPPDGPFPQDEKLKDAYSHVVENTAFFGDVVLRFPKIVHHYFDRNSNWNNLVRWGISFCNQTGVFDQGPHSQVLGLMAQELGISEKSPDYQNPFKTDHSEFFPSADTFQKALREEEKRRKKEEKRKEIRKGPRISRSQSEL, from the exons ATGGATCTGTTCcgggtctgcacctttctcttcaCACTGATGTTGTCCAGGGGCAGCTCTTCAGACACAGAGAAACAGAGCATAGACTCTGGGTTGGAAATCT ATAAGAAGCTGTTTGAGGTGAAGCGCAAGGACCAGATGAACGCTCTGAAGAACCTGATTGAGCTCAACGACGTGAACCAACAATATAAAATCATCGACATCATGCTCAAGGGACTCTTCAAA GTGCTGGAGGACTCCCGGGCTGTCCTTATAGCCGCAGATGTGCCTCCAGATGGGCCCTTCCCTCAGGACGAGAAGCTAAAGGATG CCTATTCCCACGTGGTGGAGAACACTGCTTTCTTTGGAGACGTGGTTCTGCGCTTCCCCAAAATCGTCCACCATTACTTTGACCGCAACTCCAACTGGAACAACCTGGTCCGCTGGGGCATCAGCTTCTGCAACCAGACGGGCGTGTTCGATCAGGGACCTCACTCCCAAGTGCTCGGACTG ATGGCTCAGGAGCTGGGAATTAGTGAGAAATCTCCGGATTACCAGAATCCCTTTAAAACCGACCATTCTGAG TTTTTCCCCAGTGCAGACACGTTCCAGAAGGCCCTGCGAGAGGAGGAGAAAcggagaaagaaagaagagaaacgGAAGGAGATCCGCAAGGGGCCCCGCATCTCACGCTCGCAGTCGGAGTTATAG